In a genomic window of Flavobacterium lipolyticum:
- a CDS encoding glycoside hydrolase family protein — MSKNVIHNFDILIQDSADVKSAEHLTDVMIKELAKISKEMSQQKDIEQLWQEQKNQNLSVKNSNFSAEGGVNDTIAKAGNNAALSVNNTPSVFGEAGQAFNDVTVLPGTIPFGTTNFNTSIGEGVADTIDSTMMSTVISANTTSPIFGVEDDALNLGKGVTSQIYSGVEVQQMLTIPEKLQTNGEPTLEVVKQAIRKKIEQANAINDRIAVEYWTKISKALDEDKGVSVQDFDGKPNHALFTEMYAALKQLNSVAATQNFNWEIVREKMIKAIDTNILLGEISEGSKKRWETIRDQLKKDTINVANLFEQYNELFLLLGQVEGLDDLPGTITITTKTKIYPNLSADRLYGKIGREAVYVFLKEISSIDAPGNAVKNGAVKIKNTTASSFIVGESLEFFLDETLIVHNGNKNEGINWIVYKARKGKKYEETIFEDEGTSFSYNFDAEGAYIIEAYGYEHGANSKKNKKPFAFTEVKIVAQELVILPPSTVKGRLVRPSAKEFIFKTALKYPKVKSLNPLKLYYQIETKINNKGTTISDEKELDSTGNISVLMPDLGTYKIKIISKDQYALTQEFEVSAIKNEVTSIGPIKGESNKNVFLLGGSDKTFTLEAKTFKIPPTDKEKQDVKWIVYDSKNNPYLTSGDIWYTEKGAPKRKHLHKWESFGISVPDKEGHYTIEAFSDAAKGVDAKATFKMEVQRPQVTEAYWAYSNGDKKETSGFSGEVNHVKAKIPDYDNQKVRINFYLNGSKEPSYYNETTTNESGEINKIITFDDTFQKRFGVQEGKTAKITFKLMGIQNGRLYPFKRNADVNTTAVLNVVTSEKITAAYFQYDGKRVTAQDEIPLSYDGEYVTIVAKTQNMIGKEIVLTSHKKREKPNFRSKVKIDSEGNASATFKITRLKGTKVGEKWSYYVGIEGHSTKHLSYKGLNMVVGESIKKKEIIFPLLEKPTNNTGSKWGKNYNWTAADGHNQATFDSYRDYGARKHGGRDLYTEKNAEVIAIADGKVLETAYFYSQTNQVTVLHKLKDGRKFIARYGELNPKSIKVKKNDIVKQGDTLGQTGKLVGVTVITGQDIYMLHFEIFSTENGENLDSPLTNTLNGSPFKRRKDLIDSVDILMEGYKNAFNGKQKKGPQGNRMDIQKMRLSEKGKKFIKDWEQFKPHLYNDDAKERNCSIGYGHLVHKFPCNGSEPQEFKDGIDIKRATELFEQRVIQFEKAVKRDIHVYLYQNEFDALVSLLYNTGQNFLNVGGLNDGVTKIKKKINLKDYEGGADEMGDVTNGGLEGLVVRRKAEIKMFKYNVYDSNH, encoded by the coding sequence ATGAGTAAAAACGTAATTCACAATTTCGATATTTTAATACAAGACAGTGCTGATGTAAAAAGTGCTGAACATTTAACCGATGTCATGATAAAAGAACTGGCAAAAATTTCAAAAGAAATGAGTCAGCAAAAGGATATAGAACAATTATGGCAGGAGCAGAAGAACCAAAATCTTTCTGTTAAAAACTCTAATTTCTCAGCCGAAGGGGGCGTGAACGATACAATTGCTAAAGCAGGAAATAACGCAGCATTATCGGTAAACAATACTCCTTCGGTTTTTGGAGAAGCAGGGCAGGCTTTTAATGATGTAACGGTATTGCCCGGAACTATTCCTTTTGGAACAACAAATTTTAATACTTCAATCGGAGAAGGCGTTGCGGATACTATAGACAGTACAATGATGAGTACTGTGATATCAGCTAACACTACTTCTCCGATATTCGGAGTTGAAGATGATGCTTTAAATTTAGGTAAAGGAGTAACAAGTCAGATTTATTCCGGTGTTGAGGTACAACAAATGCTAACGATACCGGAAAAACTGCAAACAAACGGTGAACCCACTCTGGAAGTTGTTAAACAAGCAATCAGGAAAAAAATAGAACAGGCTAATGCTATAAATGATAGAATAGCAGTAGAATATTGGACTAAAATTTCTAAGGCTTTAGATGAAGATAAAGGAGTATCTGTTCAGGATTTTGACGGTAAACCAAATCATGCATTATTTACAGAAATGTACGCCGCTCTTAAACAACTAAATTCTGTGGCAGCGACCCAAAATTTTAATTGGGAAATCGTTCGCGAAAAAATGATTAAAGCAATTGATACCAATATCTTGTTGGGGGAAATTTCAGAGGGAAGTAAAAAACGTTGGGAAACGATTAGAGACCAATTAAAAAAAGACACAATCAATGTAGCCAATCTTTTTGAACAATATAATGAGCTGTTTTTATTGCTAGGACAAGTAGAGGGACTGGATGACTTACCCGGTACAATTACTATAACCACTAAAACCAAAATTTATCCTAATTTAAGCGCAGACAGACTTTATGGTAAGATTGGAAGAGAAGCTGTCTATGTATTTTTAAAAGAAATAAGCAGTATAGATGCGCCCGGAAATGCGGTAAAAAACGGAGCGGTCAAAATAAAAAATACAACTGCTTCTTCCTTTATCGTAGGAGAAAGTTTGGAGTTTTTCCTTGACGAAACCCTGATCGTTCACAATGGAAATAAAAACGAAGGTATTAACTGGATTGTTTACAAGGCGAGAAAAGGTAAAAAATACGAAGAAACTATTTTTGAAGACGAGGGTACATCCTTTAGTTATAATTTTGATGCAGAAGGTGCTTATATAATCGAAGCTTATGGGTATGAACATGGAGCAAACAGTAAGAAAAATAAAAAGCCGTTCGCTTTTACAGAAGTAAAAATAGTGGCTCAGGAGCTTGTAATTTTACCTCCTTCCACAGTTAAAGGAAGATTGGTAAGACCTTCAGCGAAAGAGTTTATATTTAAAACAGCTTTAAAATACCCGAAAGTAAAATCACTAAATCCATTAAAACTTTACTATCAAATAGAGACTAAAATTAATAATAAAGGAACCACAATTTCAGACGAAAAAGAACTGGATTCAACAGGAAACATTAGCGTATTGATGCCTGATTTGGGAACTTATAAGATTAAAATAATCAGTAAGGATCAATATGCATTAACGCAGGAGTTTGAAGTTTCAGCAATTAAAAATGAAGTGACCAGTATTGGTCCTATCAAAGGAGAATCAAACAAGAATGTCTTTTTATTGGGCGGTTCAGATAAGACTTTTACTTTAGAAGCAAAAACTTTTAAAATACCTCCTACAGATAAAGAAAAACAGGATGTAAAATGGATCGTTTATGATTCTAAGAATAATCCGTATTTGACGTCAGGAGATATCTGGTATACTGAAAAGGGCGCTCCAAAAAGAAAGCACCTTCATAAATGGGAATCTTTTGGGATATCTGTACCCGATAAAGAAGGGCACTACACAATAGAAGCCTTTAGCGACGCAGCAAAAGGCGTCGATGCTAAAGCTACTTTCAAAATGGAGGTACAGCGTCCGCAGGTAACCGAGGCCTATTGGGCCTATAGTAATGGTGACAAAAAAGAAACTTCCGGTTTTTCGGGAGAAGTAAATCATGTAAAAGCGAAGATTCCGGACTATGACAATCAGAAAGTAAGAATTAATTTTTACTTAAACGGCAGTAAAGAGCCTTCTTATTATAATGAAACGACAACGAATGAAAGTGGTGAAATAAATAAGATTATAACTTTTGATGATACTTTTCAGAAGCGTTTTGGGGTTCAGGAAGGAAAAACAGCTAAAATTACCTTCAAATTAATGGGGATACAAAATGGCAGATTGTACCCATTTAAGAGAAATGCCGATGTTAACACCACTGCGGTTTTAAATGTTGTAACGAGTGAAAAAATAACAGCGGCCTATTTTCAGTACGATGGAAAAAGAGTCACGGCACAAGATGAAATTCCTCTTAGTTATGATGGCGAATATGTGACCATTGTCGCTAAAACACAAAACATGATCGGTAAAGAGATTGTACTAACATCCCACAAAAAAAGGGAAAAACCAAATTTTAGAAGTAAAGTAAAAATAGATTCAGAAGGCAATGCATCTGCGACTTTTAAAATAACCCGTCTTAAAGGAACAAAAGTCGGCGAAAAATGGAGTTACTATGTTGGTATCGAAGGGCATTCTACGAAACATTTGTCTTATAAAGGATTGAATATGGTTGTGGGAGAGAGTATAAAAAAGAAAGAAATTATTTTTCCATTATTAGAAAAGCCTACAAATAATACTGGCTCAAAATGGGGTAAAAACTATAATTGGACTGCTGCTGATGGACATAATCAAGCAACTTTTGATTCTTATAGAGATTATGGAGCAAGAAAACATGGAGGGAGAGATTTGTACACGGAGAAAAATGCAGAAGTGATTGCTATTGCTGATGGGAAAGTTTTAGAAACGGCATATTTTTATTCGCAAACAAATCAGGTCACAGTTTTACACAAATTAAAAGATGGCAGAAAGTTTATCGCAAGGTATGGTGAATTAAATCCTAAAAGTATAAAAGTAAAGAAAAATGATATTGTTAAACAGGGAGATACTCTTGGGCAAACAGGAAAGCTCGTAGGAGTTACAGTAATCACTGGACAAGATATTTATATGTTGCATTTTGAAATTTTTTCGACGGAAAATGGGGAAAACTTAGATAGCCCACTTACAAATACATTAAATGGATCTCCTTTCAAACGTAGAAAGGATTTAATTGATTCGGTTGATATCTTAATGGAAGGATATAAAAATGCATTTAATGGTAAGCAAAAGAAAGGACCACAAGGTAATAGAATGGATATACAAAAAATGAGGTTAAGTGAAAAAGGAAAAAAATTCATAAAAGACTGGGAACAGTTTAAGCCACATCTTTATAATGATGATGCAAAAGAACGCAATTGTTCAATTGGATATGGTCATTTAGTTCATAAATTTCCGTGTAATGGCTCTGAACCTCAGGAGTTCAAGGACGGTATTGATATAAAAAGAGCAACAGAATTATTCGAGCAAAGGGTAATACAATTCGAGAAGGCTGTAAAAAGAGATATTCATGTATATTTGTATCAAAATGAATTCGATGCATTAGTTAGTCTCTTATATAATACAGGTCAGAATTTTTTAAATGTAGGAGGTCTTAATGACGGAGTAACGAAGATAAAGAAAAAAATTAATTTAAAAGATTATGAGGGGGGAGCTGACGAAATGGGTGATGTGACAAATGGAGGATTAGAAGGATTAGTTGTTAGGAGAAAGGCCGAAATTAAAATGTTTAAATATAATGTATATGATTCAAATCACTAA